The following coding sequences lie in one Helicoverpa armigera isolate CAAS_96S chromosome 8, ASM3070526v1, whole genome shotgun sequence genomic window:
- the LOC110372837 gene encoding circumsporozoite protein isoform X2, with the protein MPTEPPCTCINPSDCQLGSSPSAGTPTSGPPTGGPLGGPLGGPIGGNTGGSAGGSPGGHTGGYTGGQAGGHTGGQAGGHTGGHTGGHTGGTTGGSTGGHTGGSTVGTIGGPTGGSFGGPTGGPLAGPLKEYDDEPDETLSERLWGLTEMFPECVRSCTYTFTTNTLSGVKTLYGLSRSVMWVIASSSVILFAPVIFEVERAQMAELEKSQQKQVLLGTNTALSGPMPNMPPMPR; encoded by the exons aTGCCCACAGAACCTCCTTGCACATGCATTAATCCATCTGATTGCCAA TTAGGATCATCGCCCAGCGCGGGGACTCCTACTAGTGGGCCACCTACTGGAGGACCTTTAGGAGGACCTCTAGGGGGACCTATTGGAGGAAATACTGGAGGCTCTGCTGGAGGCTCTCCTGGAGGTCATACCGGAGGATACACTGGAGGACAAGCCGGTGGACACACTGGAGGACAAGCCGGTGGACACACTGGAGGGCATACTGGAGGACATACCGGAGGAACTACTGGAGGCTCTACTGGAGGTCATACTGGAGGATCTACCGTAGGCACTATTGGAGGACCTACCGGTGGCAGTTTTGGAGGACCTACTGGCGGTCCTTTGGCTGGGCCATTGAAGGAATATGATGAT GAACCTGACGAAACCTTATCAGAGAGGTTATGGGGCTTGACTGAGATGTTCCCGGAATGTGTTCGAAGCTGCACTTACACATTTACTACAAACACACT GTCTGGAGTTAAAACTCTATATGGACTATCTCGCTCAGTGATGTGGGTGATTGCTAGTTCATCAGTTATTCTGTTTGCTCCAGTTATATTTGAAGTTGAGAGAGCTCAAATGGCTGAATTGGAAAAGTCACAACAGAAACAG gtCCTGCTAGGCACTAACACAGCCCTGTCAGGTCCAATGCCGAACATGCCGCCCATGCCGCGATAA
- the LOC110372837 gene encoding circumsporozoite protein isoform X1, protein MLMDLTDELEQSDSGMESLTASKDDTPERRPDEFFITPSLGSSPSAGTPTSGPPTGGPLGGPLGGPIGGNTGGSAGGSPGGHTGGYTGGQAGGHTGGQAGGHTGGHTGGHTGGTTGGSTGGHTGGSTVGTIGGPTGGSFGGPTGGPLAGPLKEYDDEPDETLSERLWGLTEMFPECVRSCTYTFTTNTLSGVKTLYGLSRSVMWVIASSSVILFAPVIFEVERAQMAELEKSQQKQVLLGTNTALSGPMPNMPPMPR, encoded by the exons ATGCTTATGGATTTAACTGATGAACTGGAACAAAGTGACAGCGGAATGGAATCTTTGACTGCGAGCAAAGATGATACTCCAGAGCGTAGACCCGATGAATTTTTCATAACCCCCTCT TTAGGATCATCGCCCAGCGCGGGGACTCCTACTAGTGGGCCACCTACTGGAGGACCTTTAGGAGGACCTCTAGGGGGACCTATTGGAGGAAATACTGGAGGCTCTGCTGGAGGCTCTCCTGGAGGTCATACCGGAGGATACACTGGAGGACAAGCCGGTGGACACACTGGAGGACAAGCCGGTGGACACACTGGAGGGCATACTGGAGGACATACCGGAGGAACTACTGGAGGCTCTACTGGAGGTCATACTGGAGGATCTACCGTAGGCACTATTGGAGGACCTACCGGTGGCAGTTTTGGAGGACCTACTGGCGGTCCTTTGGCTGGGCCATTGAAGGAATATGATGAT GAACCTGACGAAACCTTATCAGAGAGGTTATGGGGCTTGACTGAGATGTTCCCGGAATGTGTTCGAAGCTGCACTTACACATTTACTACAAACACACT GTCTGGAGTTAAAACTCTATATGGACTATCTCGCTCAGTGATGTGGGTGATTGCTAGTTCATCAGTTATTCTGTTTGCTCCAGTTATATTTGAAGTTGAGAGAGCTCAAATGGCTGAATTGGAAAAGTCACAACAGAAACAG gtCCTGCTAGGCACTAACACAGCCCTGTCAGGTCCAATGCCGAACATGCCGCCCATGCCGCGATAA